The following proteins are encoded in a genomic region of Marasmius oreades isolate 03SP1 chromosome 10, whole genome shotgun sequence:
- a CDS encoding uncharacterized protein (MEROPS:MER0093133), producing the protein MMVFARLVPLTLLLANIGVSAKLPDGRLNANFRPAPTIPVIQAPMNSGPVTGRDGSELPPYNTTYYFDQLIDHNNPSLGTFKQRFWHTHEFYEPGGPIILTTPGEANAQPYTRYLTNATLHGLIAQQENGSIIILEHRFYGFSNPYPDLTGKSLALHTIEQAIEDLEYFAKNVKLPMPNGENLGPEKAPWVLVGGSYSAALTGWTMVKKPGLFWAGYASSGVVEAIFDFWRYFEPIRQNMPKNCSADVEAAIARIDKVFSGKDQKAIQKLKDNFGLGELDHLDDVAGALRNNLWDWQSLQPTSGPGTTFTRFCDALEVKDGKSAPSSGWGTDHAIEAWGAFWKNGYLEQLCGNNSVIDCLGTYDPNSTFYTNTTIDNVGRSWFWVVCNQVGYLQDGPPKGQPAIVTRLVQPSSDIRQCQWMFPDVFGHTPPDMEGGVERTNKEYHGWDLQVDKLFFANGIRDPWREATVAAQGLNKPSTPRQILGLSDGFHCSDFSTASGQIDGTVGEVQKKALRALKGWLAEWPKEKKREEEKVSRRDSSTSAAAGSLRRVHSWDREPGVMV; encoded by the exons ATGATGGTCTTCGCCAGACTCGTACCGCTCACTCTTTTATTAGCGAATATTGGAGTCTCTGCAAAACTCCCAGACGGTCGTCTGAATGCCAACTTCAGACCCGCTCCCACCATTCCTGTTATACAAGCCCCCATGAATTCAGGTCCAGTAACTGGTCGCGACGGGTCCGAGCTTCCTCCCTACA ACACTACTTATTACTTTGATCAATTG ATCGACCACAACAATCCTTCCCTCGGGACCTTCAAACAGCGATTTTGGCACACGCACGAGTTCTATGAACCTG GTGGCCCAATCATTCTCACAACACCTGGTGAAGCCAATGCACAAC CTTACACCCGCTATCTCACCAACGCAACTCTCCACGGTTTAATTGCTCAACAAGAGAACGGTTCCATCATTATCCTTGAACATCGTTTCTACGGATTCAGTAACCCCTACCCAGACCTGACGGGAAAGAGCCTGGCACTCCATACTATTGAACAAGCTATTGAAGATTTGGAATATTTCGCTAAGAATGTAAAGCTTCCGATGCCGAACGGTGAAAATTTAGGTCCGGAGAAGGCACCGTGGGTTTTGGTAGGAGGGAGTTACTCGG CTGCTCTGACTGGGTGGACGATGGTCAA GAAACCCGGACTTTTTTGGGCAGGATATGCCTCATCCGGTGTCGTTGAGGCCATCTT TGATTTCTGGCGATACTTCGAACCCATCCGCCAAAACATGCCCAAGAACTGTTCCGCCGATGTCGAAGCCGCCATTGCCCGTATTGATAAGGTGTTTTCTGGCAAGGACCAAAAGGCGATTCAGAAATTGAAGGATAATTTTGGTTTGGGTGAACTTGATCATTTGGATGACGTCGCCGGCGCGC TCCGAAACAACTTGTGGGATTGGCAAAGCCTACAACCTACTTCGGGTCCTGGGACGACTTTCACGAGGTTTTGTGATGCTCTTGAGGTCAAGGATGGGAAAAGCGCTCCGTCAAGTGGGTGGGGTACTGATCATGCTATTGAAGCTTGGGGAGCGTTTTGGAAgaatgggtatcttgagcaaT TGTGCGGGAATAATAGCGTTAT CGATTGTTTGGGCACATACGATCCCAACTCGACGTTCTACACTAATACCACTATCGACAACGTAGGACGCTCATGGTTCTGGGTTGT ATGCAATCAAGTAGGGTACCTCCAGGACGGTCCTCCGAAAGGCCAACCGGCGATAGTGACGAGACTCGTTCAACCTTCCTCCGACATC CGTCAATGCCAATGGATGTTCCCCGACGTCTTCGGCCACACTCCTCCGGACATGGAAGGCGGTGTCGAGAGGACGAATAAAGAGTACCACGGATGGGATCTCCAAGTTGATAAGTTATTCTTTGCTAATGGCATAC GCGATCCATGGCGCGAAGCCACAGTAGCCGCACAAGGTCTTAACAAACCAAGCACACCCAGACAGATTCTTGGTCTTAGTGATGGTTTTCATTGCTCGGATTTCTCGACCGCTTCGGGACAGATTGATGGTACGGTGGGTGAAGTGCAGAAGAAGGCGCTGAGGGCTTTGAAGGGTTGGCTTGCGGAATGgccgaaggagaagaagagggaggaggagaaggtttcGAGGAGGGACTCCTCGACGTCTGCGGCTGCTGGAAGTTTGAGAAGAGTACATAGTTGGGATAGGGAGCCGGGTGTGATGGTGTAA